The genomic DNA GGTGAGCAACTTCGTCCGATGCGCTGAGGATCGGTTTGTTCATGGGTACAAATCCAAGAGCAGGCAGATTCATGGAATCTGGCTCTTCTCACCTTGAATTCAGCGAGCGTTGTGTTCTTGTGTTCCTCATCTCCACGCAGCTTCAAGAAGTGTTCCTTCAGTTTTGCCGGTGTGAGACTAGAGTTGCTCAACTTGGCATTGCTTGACATAGGACGCTGACTCCCATCATGTTCTGTGTTACATGTGAATCCATGTTGTACATATTCGTCCAaccactttctttttttgctcgacatagtatggattaaaatattaagaaagaaaccataCAACATACGACTACGACAGTCACACGGTGACTACTGAGCACACTAAAGTCCCCGCAGCGCTGATTGGCCAATTAATGTAACGTGATCATCTGCATCAAGTGATGGCCAAGCGGGCGTGTCATCATGAATTTACATAATGAGTCGGATATGTCTTGACCTCCGTGGCGGAGGGTCCGCTGAACCCCTGAGACTGACTCACCGAACCCCTAGGGTTCGATcgaacccaggttaagaaccactggtCTAAGATGATGATCTGACCCATGTTTTGGGACAGAACCTGGAACCCAGAACCTGGTTGgttgggatttgaacccagaaccTGGTTGGGATCTGAACCCAGAACCTGGTTGAGATCTGAACCCAGAACCTGGTTGAGATCTGAACCCAGAACCTGGTTGGTTGGGATCTGAACCCAGAACCTGGTTGGTTGGGATCTGAACCCAGAACCTGGTTGGGATCTGAACCCAGAACCTGGTTGGGATCTGAACCCAGAACCTGGTTGGTTGGGATCTGAACCCAGAACCTGGTTGGGATCTGAACCCAGAACCTGGTTGGTTGGGATCTGAACCCAGAACCTGGTTGGTCGGGATCTGAACCCAGAACCGTCCTGTTGTTAGGAAATTTTATGTCCGGCGTTTGAAACCGTTTCTGTCAGGTGATCTCTGGATGAGGATACCCTAACCCTCTGGATGATTCCATGAATTTACTGAAACCTTTAGTGacacaaaacagatttaaactCTGCTGACCTGCTGTGGCGTTTTGGGCCAGACTTGGAAGAAATAATTATAAAGTCATCACATAATCAGATTAAAGATGCAGTAATGGCAGAAACGAGTCGTGATTACAGGAAAAGCTATCATCAGTTTGTTAGAAATGGAAACAATCGTTTCTACTGATGATAATTTgatcataaaaatgttattttatctgtaaaactgaaatgaaagtaaaactcCATCAGATGCTTTTTGTTCCTCAGTTCATAATtatcttaatattttattatcttaatatttcattatgttaatattttattatcttaatATTTCAGTatgttaatatttcattatATCAGTAATTCCCTTTTCCAGCCTGGTGGTGGCGCTCTGTCATGCTAACCACAGATGAAACCTTTTCTGCGGTGAGTCTCAGCAGGCGGCGCCCCCTAGGGAGGATGTGCTGTCATGACGGGTCGGGTTCAACCCAGACCTTGTGTCACCGTCGGGTTGAAAGGTCAATGAATCCTTGTTTCCATGGTGACGAGGCTTAGCCCCTGACTGCAGATGCTCTGGTGGTTCCGGGTCCATttatccagaaccagaaccatccgGACCCGTTCTCGACTGCCTCTGAGTGCAGAGCTGGCGTGCTGGTGGGCCTTACTGGTTTGGAACCAGTGTGTTAGCGCTGTGCCCTGGTGTTGCCTGCTGGTGAATGATTAGCGGCTGGATGGAGATGCGGCGCTGGTGGCGAACGCTTCCAGGGAAAACCAGCAGGCGGTTTGTGGTCCGGGTCCACTGATGTGGAAACCAGTCTGAGCCCAGCAGCAGATAAGAACTCCCAGCTGAGACCTCATTAATGCATCAGACGAGCGTTTAGACACGCAGAGCGTTGCAATGGCAGCCCCTAAACCAGCTGCATGCTGGGTAGCTTCACAGCCAAACCGCTGACCTCAAACCAGGCCTGCTGACCTGAGACGGCTTCTGCGGGCTGGAAGAAACGGGTCGGGcctcatttacattttattcagcGATTAAACTGCTGAGGAGAAGCGGGTCCTGCAGACATTCCTGCGCCGGCGGTGGAAATCGAGGCTTCCTGACTGCAGCGCCGCCGCTGCAGCACGCAGGACTGATTCTTCACTGGTTCTGATGGTGGGACTCAGTGGGAACACTGGGCTCAGCTTCATGTCTGCAGAGATCAGCGTCTGATGAAACATAACGGGTTCTGTTCCTGAACCGGAACAACAACCTGAATTTAAATACTGATGGTGTTTCTGTACGAACATCGATCACCTGATCAATACAGATCAATAAGACGTATTGCTCATGTTCAGTCCGCCATGTTTAATCCAGACTGCTCTGATTCTCCACACAGAAGAACTGGAATGAGTCACTGCAGGGAGTTTTTAGACTAAACAAACTTTGTGAACTAAACATTGGTGCTTATTCATTTCCTAGAAGGTTTTATAACTCGACATTTTCCTGCTACATTTGTGTTAATAATTTACATCAGAAGAGACGAAAAGGTCAAAACGTTTACAGGAAACCGACGGATCGCGTCAGCTTCGCCGTTTTTCCTGGTTTTTCTGCTGGAGGCTTCAGGTTTCATATTTAAACCAAACGTTGGTCATAAAGCTGAAGCTGCTTCATCATGTTTGAGTTCATAACGTCCCTGTGATTCGCACCAAGATACCAAGTTTATCACACTTCCTGGTTTCTTTTTCCGCTTCCTCAAACGTCTCCGTCTCGCCTGAGGAATCGACTCACCGGGCTGAACTACGctctgctgccacctggtgCCTGGAGGCTGCGCCAGCGCCTGCACTCCTCAGAGGTACTGGTCGAAGCTAAGACGGGTTGTTCAGAACTGGACCAGaattggaccagaaccagccgGTTTCAGCCACTGAAGCTACTTTTATCCaccagcctggttctggttagaggttaaaggtcagaggtcattccCTGTGCCCTCTGGGATGCTGCTCTGTCTGAAACGTTGTTGGGTTCAGAACCGATTCTGATGAAACTTTGACAGTTCAGACCTTTGTCTCGGACTGGAGCGGCACTGGGAACCAGTTGAGCCTAAAATGTTTGTCCAAACTTCCCGGGTCGGCGTTCCCACCTGCCAGACTTTCCCAGCAGCCTCTGATGCTGCAGGGGAAATGGCTGAGCCGTCACACCCTGCGTACTGTAAGCTAACCCTCACAGCAAAGCGCTGTCATTTGTGATAATTGGCCTCAGTGATTTTATTCCTGCGCAAATCGTCCATGTCTGTAATTTGTCAAGAAAAACATCCGTGTTAAATTACCCGAAGTGCTTTCATTAGCAGAGCCACATCGGATCGTCTCCACCCACTCCTCTCAGCGCCCCTCATGTTTGCAGTAGCTACCTCTACGGTTAATGAGCAGCAGGTTTTATAGGAGACAAAACGAGCTCGTTAACGACAGAAAACACTCTGACCTGCTGCTGGTTTAACTGGCCAGAGATTATCTCCTGCAGCTGAATGGCTTTAATTAAACATAATGGATGAGATGTTTGCTGTAAACCGGCTGCTGCGTCACGTGTCTGGAGGAGAAACTCAAAAACACTTTACAGCTGATTCTAGCCGCAGGAATCCTCTCTGTGAGTAAGAagagttttaaagtttaaaagctTCTGAAGACAAAAGTGGAGAACAAGAACCGTTTCTCCACCAGAAGGAGAACAAGCATCAGAAACGAGGGAACGGCGCCAACATGTGGCTGCTGATCATGTAGCAATCAGGCGCACACCGCTAGCTAAGAGCTAGCTATGCTAACGCAAAATAACaactaaaaaatgttaaagttttcaAAGCTAGCAAacatgctaaagcgctaaatgAGAAACATCTCAGCTACTAGCGGCTTAGCGAAAGCGTTCCCACCACTGCCAGCCATGATGGAGGCCAAAATGGCCGTCGTGACGGACGCCATGTTTCATCTTGACCTCACTGCTTTCCCACCTTGGACCTGCTCCTTGTTTCAGGTGAACCACCTGCCTCGActcttcagaataaaagcccaTCGAGTAACCAGTGAAGGTGAAGGTTTTATGTTGGGAGCCTCCCAGCAGTCTGTAGGTCTGTCCTGGCTTGATGTGGTTTTGTTGGGGCAGGACGGTTTAATCCCAGTCATCCCAGTTCGGTCCCATCATTACGGCTACCGGCTGAACTCGCCTGCAAACCCAGGCTGAAGTTTAATCACCGACCTGATGAAGAGCTTGTTCCCACAACAGCAGCCCCCACTTTCCTTACCGtcatcagaaagaaaacagttttattccCGTTTCCCCTCACAGATCATGACCTCATGCGGCAGCAGGCTGACGGCTCTGGCTGCCGTTCGCTGGGGTTTCCTGGGATCCAGCTGGAGCTTTCCAGGCTGGTTCCGCTGCAGCTCTGACTCATTCAGGGACGGCGTGGAAAACAGAAGTTTGAAATCTCATTACGATGTTTCCACTGAGGAACACAACAGAAAAGAGCCGGTCTGTTCAGACGCTCGTTTGGTTCTGAAACCAGCAGAACCGTCTCTCTGTCCACAatccaggttctgctgctgaCCCGGTCCGGTCCGGCCTTCAGCGCATCCGACTCTAGAACCTTTAGATATGCagaagaggtcaaaggtcaccgaGTGACGGCGAAGCGTCCTCCATCCTGTCCAGAGGACGTCGTCCCAGAAGCCTTTGCTCTGCTGAGATTCCTCTGAGCTTCACGCTCTGATGTCTGGAGGAAGGTGAACTTCAGCTGGTTAggagatgacctttgacccctccCAGGTTGATGGGCAGCAACAGTTTCAGCTCTGATGTCGTTGATGATTTCTGAGACTGTGAACGAAGATCTGATCTGACTGACTCAGACGGTTAGTCAGTCGGAGTGACTCTAGTGTGTTTAAAGTATGAGAGAAGATTGCTGCTGCAGCATAATgctgctgtgctgctgcagcataatgctgctgtgctgctgcagcataATGCCGCTGTGCTGCAGCGCGGCTCAGCCGTTCCTCTGAGAGCTCAGTTTTATCTCCTGCTGGATTCCAGAGTGTAAATCTTCCAGCTTGTATGTGATTATTTACGTTCTGACTTCCCTCAGTGCTGCCGAGCCTCCAGCAGCTCTGAAGTTAAGCAGAGCAGAGCGGAGGAGCTTCAgccgacctttgacctctctcTCAAACTATCAACTATCTTTAATGAAGCTGCTGAGGGAGCGAAGCCCCGGCTGGAGCCGCTCCAGAGATCCTGAACCGTCACAGCGTCACGTTTTGAAACGTGTGTGACAGAGAAACCTTCACTCTGCTGCAAACGCCGGGAAACCCAGCGATAAACATGGCAGGgacctgggtgtgtgtgtgtgtgtgtgtgtgtgtgtgtgtgtgtgtgtgtgtgtgtgtgtgtgaggacagaAAACAGCAGCCTGCTTCCTTTGTGTACATCCTTCAGACTTTAATAGTGAAGCctaaacaaaagaacaaagaatacaataaaataaataagaataaaaaatgccaCAAGCACATTTCATTtacaacaaagcaaagcaacatACTGAGTCTGGCTTCCATatatacagaataaaaaatatactttttattctttgtccACTTTTGTTCAGTGTCAGTATTtatattattcttatttttatataaaaacagcatCTAAACACATACAGCCATGTTCTATtagcttttgcttttttagcaCTGATATTTAATTTGAGTCCATAAACAAGgaggaactgaaacatgaaACCAGGGATTTATTTAAACCTTCAGCTCTGAGCTGCTCCTCAACGTGGAACCAGTGACGGTGAAGAGCATTGTGGGAAATGGAGTTTACGAACATGATCTGTCAAAACTTAATAGCTTCCAGAAACTAAATGAGTTTGAAATGAAAGACATGGATTAACATCAGTTCTGACCTTTTTCTCACGTCTGAACAGTTTTCTGATTTCTGAAGGTTTAAATTGATCTTAACGATGAATCCGAAGGTCAGACGGACTCTTTGGTGTTCGAACAGGAAGATTTCATCCGTTTTCTGCTCTGGGTTTAATTTACGACAGACCAAAACCATTTTCTGCTTTGGGTCTAAATGCTCACAGCTGCAGACAGGAAGTCTCTTCATTCAGAAAATTCATGAGAAACATGGAGCCATAAATAACCTGCATAATCATAAACATCTCAGACCTCCTCCTTCATGACTCAGAcaaatactttaataattcCCATTAAATTATGATAATCAGGATTAGACTGAACCTTATGGATCTGATGATGATTCACTTTGGGTCTgatgaactgaactgatttggttctggaaccagaatCAGTTCAGTTTCTCATAAAGTGCCTTCAGATGATCAAACGTAACGTTTAAGTGAGCATCAATAtgcaaacatgaataaatattatatttttaacattcagAGGAGACAAAGAACCAATCAGACGTCCTGTAGGGAACTTTCACCCtgtcaggtttgtttttatggATCTGATCCGATACCGTTAAAGAACTCTGCAGAGAACCGACCCGGTTCGTCGTTCTGTAGGCTGGAGTCTCTAAAGTGAAACCAAACGGATGTTTTCTTCCCAGCAGGTCATTAAACCAGAGGGACCCATAAGAACCACAACCAGAAGGTTTCTCCCTCCGagttcaaacatttaaactctaagaactaaaaatgttttattaaaaaccaaacatgatttattttgatcTCCAGGGGAATCGTTTGAATTAACGTCGCGTTTCACTGGTTCTGAGGTTAAAACTCCCAACGCAGCGGGGACCAATCAGAAGCCTTGAACCGTGACATGTGAcctgttgacctctgacctgaagtCAAGTCGCTATAGtgcaaaaaataacacaacGTTTGTAACGTTtcttaaacatgaaaaactgaaataataacacaaaatattattaacaagaataacattaatattattaatatacttactaacaataatattaataataacatcAACATGGTTACCATGGTAACGTAAAGAAGTGTTTGGTTCCAGCAGCCGAGCCAACTTGTTTTGTTCAAGTATctctcaacacacacacacacacacacacacacatcctctctgtctcactcacacacacacacacatcctctctgtctcactctcacacacacacacacactcacacacgctCCACTCGTACACTTGGACATGGTAACGGTGTCTCCGCAACTCCTGCAGGTAGAAACAGAAGCAGATGCAGGACAGGAAACAAGTTGCATAGTTTGAgatctttcagtttttcaggCCTCGTCTCTCTGAAGTCCCACTGCTGCAGCGGTTCCTGAACGCCACATAAATACGCCTCGCTCCCTCCGtttgtaacaaaaatatattagatattcattttttgtcttttttcctgGTTTTTCAGAAAGTGCCATCGAGACTCTGGCTGAGTTTGACTCGGCGAGTCTGGAGACGAGTTTCCGTCCCAGAGAGCGACGGCGCTGCCGCCTCCTCCGTCCCCTCCGGTCCAGTTCGGTCCGTCCCGTTCGGGTCCGAGCGTTTACGAGCAGCCGCACTCCTCCACGATCATGTCCTTGATGTCCTTCTTGATGATCTTCTGCTCCTCGTTGTAGTAGAGCATGGACATGGCGCGTAGCCGGGTGGGCACGCAGCACGACCGCAGGTTCTGGAAGGGGGTGTAGCCCCGCATGCGGTAGTGGCTGATGACGGTGGAGTGGAAGGACAGCGTGGAGCCCGCGATGCTCGCCACGTGGGACGGGCACTCGCCCTCGCAGTAGTTGGCGTGGTAACCGGACGGCGCGATGATCCAGTCGCTCCAGCCGATGTCCTTGAAGTTGACGTAGAACTGCCTCTTGCAGCAGACCCTCACCTTCCCGTCGCACTCCAGGCCGCGCTTCCTGCGCCGCCGAGCGTCGCCTCCGTCGCCCTGCCGCACCACGGCCATGAGGAAGGGCCGGTGGGACTGCTCCCTCTGGTTGCCGCCGGAGACCAGGACGAGCGTGGCGCCGGAGTCGCCGCACAGCGGGCAGGAAACCCGCAGGCTCAGCGCACTGCTCCGCCGGCTCTCCAGCAGCGCCTGCACCACCGCGGACACCGGGAAGGTGTGCCAGCCGCTGCGCCGCGTGTCCACCGTCTTCTCGGCCAGCAGGACCTCGTCCTGCGGCGTGGCGGCGCGTCCGCGCTGCTGGAACAGGCGGATGGTGACTTTGGCTCGGCTGCGGTTGGTTTTGGCCAAGCGGAGGAAGAGCCAGACGTTGGCCTGCTCCACCAGGGACATGTCGCCTCCATCCTTGGACAGGACGAAGTCCACCACGCCCTGGGACTCACCTGGAGACACAGGAAGAGGACAGCGTTAGGTCACCtgctctgctctctgattggctgacaggtcAGACCAGAGACTTCCTGATCAACAACCAGAGACTCATGGGAGATGAAGTTCTTTAAACCGTCATCACCTTGGAAAGAGGAGAAACGGTGAAGAGAAATCTGAGTTTTCATCCCAAACTActggttgccatgacaacaaacacacacaacgtCACCTCAGAGATCAGAGTgtgagccacacacacacacacacacacacacacacacacacacacacacacacacacacacacagactcagcAGCGGCGGTTGGAGGTTTTTATAGCAGCTAATGGTTCCCACCAGAACCTGTGTGGTCTCatcctgctgctggttctgacgGTGAGACGGCTCCGGACCTCCAGAACCAACATGGTGGAAAACCTGCAGCGTGTCGCTTCGTCGGCGTGAAACCCTCCTGAGGACTTTAACTAGGACGAAAACACGAATTCCTCCTAGAAAGTTCTACGTTCAGGAATCGGTTCTGCGTTCTGCTGCTGTTCCTCCCTACAGTCACCTGGTACCTGCttacagcagcagaaccaggctTCCTGGACCTTTGCTCTCCAAACGCCCCCGGCTCTGGTCTGGGTCGATGAAGCTGCATGTGGTTTCCACTCTGTGGGTTTTATGGCGGTTCTTCCTCTGGTTGCTCACATGTGGAGCAGCTTTATGTTTCCTGGCAGCCTGCAGGCCGGCAGCGCGACTCCCAGCATGCTCTGCCTCGTGGGCAACGCAGAACCGAGTCACGACTTCAGAGTTTATGAATGTCAGCAGCAGCGATGCTCAGTTAGACGGTGTGAATGGGCgacgagtgtgtgtgtgtatgtgtgtgtgtgtgtgtgtgtgtgtgtgaggaggcGGCTTCACTGAGTCCATTAGAGCATCTTAAGAGACGTTTGGAGGCGATTATCTCACTTAGATCATCATCACCTCCAGGAGACAGAAAGTAAAGAGTTCTGTTCATTCATCCTTTCTGAGGACCGGCTGGACTGGACCGGGCCGCAGAACCGGCCGTGTCTGGTTCCAAACACTGCCTCTTCTTCTACTTGGCTGCAGGTTTGGGTCACTTTACCGTCCTGCAGAAGAAGCTCAGTTTGGTCCGATCCATCTTTCAAAACCAGTGGAAGGAACAAGAACCGACACAGACGGGTCAGTTCAGGATACCAGAACCAGAGGGAGCGGTCCAACAGAACCGCTCATCAACCAGGGACAGGAGGAGTTGAAACCCAACAGGAATAATCTGAACCTTCGTTAAGCTCCGCCCACTTTAGAGCAAACTGGATCAATTTCATCGTATTTTAATCGAGAGAAAACCCAGAGATCAGGTTTCatgcagatgttctggttccgTCAGCTGCAGCTCATCTTACTGtaccagaaccggttctgaactccagctggattttcttctgctgGAAGAACCAAGAAGTTTGTCTCTGAAGtgagaagcaaataaaaatccatctgACTGACTAATAGATGAAAACCCGGCGCAGCTTGGCAGAAGAGCCgatctgaacatttttcattttttctcatGAACTTCTGCTCCGGCTTTAATGAAAACAATCTGCAGAATGCATCCCATAATTGTCCGTCACTGTGGGGAATTTTGAAGCCTCTCCAGATGCAGATTCTGTGGATGGTTCCTGTCGAGTCGTTAAAATGATCCGCGGCTCGTTGTGAGAACATTTAcgaccaaaacaaacataaaaatctgaagttcTGACACAAAGTTGGACCCCAGGAGCCTGGAATAAACTCCAAAACCTAAACCCACCAAACCATCAAATAACTCagatttctgattgtttttagaACACCAAAcgcaacatttttataatttaactgATTCAGTCAACATGAAACCAGTTAGCTTCAGCTAGCAGCTGGTGGA from Xiphophorus couchianus chromosome 21, X_couchianus-1.0, whole genome shotgun sequence includes the following:
- the inhbaa gene encoding inhibin subunit beta Aa; the encoded protein is MSVLPFLGWVLLVLVLVQGGGADLPSGPLSLTLQSPPDAAGAHCPSCALARMRRGDGPDGESPAYAEEKAAQQDVVEAVKRHILNMLHLQARPNITRPVPRAALLNALRKLHVGRVAEDGSVQIEGEEEVRGRGGKGGGAAAAAGARAGDGGDAPETTEIITFAEAGESQGVVDFVLSKDGGDMSLVEQANVWLFLRLAKTNRSRAKVTIRLFQQRGRAATPQDEVLLAEKTVDTRRSGWHTFPVSAVVQALLESRRSSALSLRVSCPLCGDSGATLVLVSGGNQREQSHRPFLMAVVRQGDGGDARRRRKRGLECDGKVRVCCKRQFYVNFKDIGWSDWIIAPSGYHANYCEGECPSHVASIAGSTLSFHSTVISHYRMRGYTPFQNLRSCCVPTRLRAMSMLYYNEEQKIIKKDIKDMIVEECGCS